One window from the genome of Dermacentor silvarum isolate Dsil-2018 chromosome 7, BIME_Dsil_1.4, whole genome shotgun sequence encodes:
- the LOC119458332 gene encoding maleylacetoacetate isomerase isoform X1, producing MAALKPVLYSYFRSSCAYRVRIALAWKNVDYEYKAVNLIKDGGEQHAAEYVKVNPMEQVPALEHNGETFTQSLAIIEYLEEKYPEPRLLPKEPAQRAKVRAVAELIASGIQPLQNLNVLQRLDESKRSEWAVHFITKGFKALEATVSKTAGKYCVGDEVTIADACLVPQVYNANRFKIDMSQFPTLSRVSTALESLPAFKAAHPSCQPDTPPELREAK from the exons ATGGCTGCATTGAAG CCTGTCCTCTACTCCTACTTCAGGAGCTCTTGCGCCTACAGGGTTCGCATCG CCCTGGCATGGAAAAACGTCGACTACGAGTACAAGGCTGTCAACCTTATCAAGGATGGCGGGGAACAG CACGCTGCCGAGTACGTCAAAGTGAACCCAATGGAGCAAGTGCCGGCCCTGGAACATAATGGCGAGACATTCACACAATCT CTGGCCATCATTGAGTACCTAGAGGAAAAATACCCTGAGCCAAGATTGCTGCCGAAAGAGCCGGCACAACGGGCTAAG GTGCGAGCCGTTGCGGAATTAATTGCATCCGGGATTCAGCCACTGCAGAATCTGAATGTTCTGCAACGACTGGATGAGTCCAAAAGAAGCGAGTGGGCCGTTCACTTTATTACCAAAGGCTTCAAGG CTCTCGAGGCCACAGTCTCCAAGACAGCCGGCAAGTACTGTgttggagatgaagtgaccattgcAGATGCCTGCTTGGTGCCTCAAGTGTACAATGCGAACAGGTTCAAAATTGACATGAGCCAATTCCCCACGCTGTCCCGAGTCAGCACTGCTCTGGAGAGCTTGCCTGCCTTCAAGGCTGCCCATCCCTCTTGTCAACCAGACACACCTCCGGAACTGCGGGAAGCGAAATGA
- the LOC119458332 gene encoding maleylacetoacetate isomerase isoform X2, with protein MTSKPVLYSYFRSSCAYRVRIALAWKNVDYEYKAVNLIKDGGEQHAAEYVKVNPMEQVPALEHNGETFTQSLAIIEYLEEKYPEPRLLPKEPAQRAKVRAVAELIASGIQPLQNLNVLQRLDESKRSEWAVHFITKGFKALEATVSKTAGKYCVGDEVTIADACLVPQVYNANRFKIDMSQFPTLSRVSTALESLPAFKAAHPSCQPDTPPELREAK; from the exons ATGACTTCAAAG CCTGTCCTCTACTCCTACTTCAGGAGCTCTTGCGCCTACAGGGTTCGCATCG CCCTGGCATGGAAAAACGTCGACTACGAGTACAAGGCTGTCAACCTTATCAAGGATGGCGGGGAACAG CACGCTGCCGAGTACGTCAAAGTGAACCCAATGGAGCAAGTGCCGGCCCTGGAACATAATGGCGAGACATTCACACAATCT CTGGCCATCATTGAGTACCTAGAGGAAAAATACCCTGAGCCAAGATTGCTGCCGAAAGAGCCGGCACAACGGGCTAAG GTGCGAGCCGTTGCGGAATTAATTGCATCCGGGATTCAGCCACTGCAGAATCTGAATGTTCTGCAACGACTGGATGAGTCCAAAAGAAGCGAGTGGGCCGTTCACTTTATTACCAAAGGCTTCAAGG CTCTCGAGGCCACAGTCTCCAAGACAGCCGGCAAGTACTGTgttggagatgaagtgaccattgcAGATGCCTGCTTGGTGCCTCAAGTGTACAATGCGAACAGGTTCAAAATTGACATGAGCCAATTCCCCACGCTGTCCCGAGTCAGCACTGCTCTGGAGAGCTTGCCTGCCTTCAAGGCTGCCCATCCCTCTTGTCAACCAGACACACCTCCGGAACTGCGGGAAGCGAAATGA